From the Leptolyngbya sp. O-77 genome, one window contains:
- a CDS encoding HpsJ family protein, with translation MTSIKPAGRITAPLASRILKTVGIIITLSALIDFFILPIPYRLLDRQWQLAFTTQFVDRGIVPLVGLALLFAGYWIDHATGTLDERRPGRTRDLRFWALLLASLLGLIYVLLFPLHLNNLRLNNAAAQEQINQEAEQAEGRLDQSLATALQQQRAQIAQLLNASDEQIEQAVRANQINQEQANQIREFKQNPERLEPFLQERVQELRSRGQTEIRTRKEDAQSTARTESIKSGLRIGLGSLVLAVGYIIIGWTGLKSLD, from the coding sequence ATGACATCGATTAAACCTGCTGGCCGCATCACTGCTCCGCTGGCTTCCCGCATTCTGAAAACAGTCGGAATCATTATCACGCTCTCCGCGCTGATCGACTTCTTTATTCTGCCGATTCCCTATCGACTGCTCGATCGCCAATGGCAGCTTGCTTTTACGACCCAATTCGTCGATCGGGGCATCGTGCCGCTGGTGGGGTTAGCGCTGCTGTTTGCAGGATATTGGATTGACCATGCAACCGGAACGCTCGATGAGCGGCGACCGGGGCGGACGCGAGATCTGCGATTTTGGGCGCTACTGTTAGCCAGCCTTTTGGGTCTCATTTATGTGCTGCTGTTCCCCCTACATCTCAACAACCTGCGGCTCAACAATGCGGCGGCCCAAGAGCAAATCAACCAAGAAGCCGAGCAGGCCGAAGGACGGCTAGATCAAAGTCTGGCGACCGCATTGCAGCAGCAGCGGGCCCAGATTGCTCAACTGCTCAACGCCAGCGACGAGCAGATCGAGCAGGCGGTGCGGGCAAACCAGATTAACCAGGAGCAGGCGAACCAAATTCGGGAGTTTAAGCAAAATCCAGAGCGGCTGGAGCCGTTTTTGCAGGAGCGCGTGCAAGAACTCCGCTCGCGGGGACAGACTGAAATCCGCACTCGCAAGGAAGATGCTCAATCCACAGCTCGCACAGAATCCATCAAGTCGGGGCTGCGAATTGGGCTGGGCAGCCTGGTGCTGGCCGTGGGCTACATCATTATTGGCTGGACGGGGCTAAAATCGCTGGATTAG
- a CDS encoding glycosyltransferase family 2 protein, whose protein sequence is MFSIYILTYNEEIDIAACLESALLSDDVVVVDSCSSDRTLEIAAGFAERHPVRIVQHAFESHGKQRTWMLESIPPKHPWIYILEADERMTPALFQECCRVIQSDERVGYYVAERVMFMNRWIRRSTQYPRYQLRLLRHGKVWFDDYGHAEREVCNGPTGFLQETYPHYTCSKGFSRWIDKHNRYSSDEAAETLRQLQQGTVNWRSLFWGASEVERRRALKDLSHRLPGRPLLRFLYMYVGLGGWRDGGPGFTWCVLQAFYEYLILLKVWELQHAAAPPQAESGFAKSRVDAAMQQPEAVESGDRPSPRI, encoded by the coding sequence ATGTTTTCGATTTACATCCTCACCTACAACGAAGAGATCGACATCGCAGCCTGTCTGGAGTCGGCGCTGCTATCGGACGACGTGGTGGTGGTGGATTCCTGTAGTAGCGATCGCACTTTAGAAATCGCCGCTGGATTTGCCGAGCGCCATCCCGTTCGGATTGTGCAGCATGCCTTCGAGAGCCACGGCAAACAGCGCACCTGGATGCTAGAGTCCATTCCGCCCAAGCATCCCTGGATTTACATCCTGGAGGCAGATGAGCGGATGACTCCGGCGCTGTTTCAGGAGTGCTGCCGGGTGATTCAGTCTGACGAGCGGGTGGGCTACTACGTCGCGGAGCGGGTCATGTTTATGAACCGCTGGATTCGCCGCAGCACGCAGTATCCCCGCTATCAGCTCCGGCTGCTGCGCCACGGCAAGGTCTGGTTTGACGACTACGGCCACGCCGAGCGCGAGGTCTGCAACGGGCCCACGGGCTTTTTGCAGGAAACCTATCCCCACTACACGTGCAGCAAGGGCTTTAGCCGCTGGATTGACAAGCACAACCGCTATTCCTCAGACGAAGCGGCCGAAACCCTGCGGCAGTTGCAGCAGGGAACCGTCAACTGGCGATCGCTCTTTTGGGGTGCTTCGGAGGTCGAGCGTCGCCGCGCCCTAAAAGACCTTTCTCACCGCCTGCCCGGCCGTCCGCTGCTGCGGTTTCTCTATATGTACGTTGGGTTGGGGGGCTGGCGGGATGGTGGGCCAGGGTTTACCTGGTGCGTTCTGCAAGCCTTTTACGAATACCTGATTTTGCTCAAGGTGTGGGAATTGCAGCACGCGGCAGCCCCCCCGCAAGCTGAGTCAGGATTCGCCAAATCTAGGGTGGATGCAGCCATGCAGCAGCCGGAAGCAGTCGAGTCGGGCGATCGCCCTTCGCCAAGGATATAA